A stretch of Anopheles funestus chromosome X unlocalized genomic scaffold, idAnoFuneDA-416_04 X_unloc_27, whole genome shotgun sequence DNA encodes these proteins:
- the LOC125773290 gene encoding uncharacterized protein LOC125773290 isoform X1, with the protein MLITRSVSNGSSIVTQIWKDLLISYQKLFYADVLSCLWKKLFEVQRLKISSIFPKKFLILPLWMLITRSVSNGSSIVTQIWKDLLISYQKLFYADVLSCLWKKLFEVQRLNIFSTFPKKFLILPLGMLITRSVSNGSSIVAHIWIDLVISYQKLFYADVLSCLWKKLFEVQRLNIFSTFPKKFLILPLWMLITRSVSNGSSIVAHIWIDLVISYQKLLYADVLSCLWKKLFEVQRLNIFSTFPKKILILPLWMLITRSVSNGSSIVAHIWIDLVISYQKLFYADVLSCLWKKLFEVQRLNIFSTFPKKILILPLWMLITRSVSNGSSIVAHIWIDLVISYQKLFYADVLSCLWKKLFEVQRLKIFSIFLKNSSFCHFGCL; encoded by the exons atgcttataactcggtcagtttccaatggatcttcaattgtaacacagatttggaaagatctgctcatcagctaccaaaagttattctacgccgatgtgctaagttgtctgtggaaaaagttattcgaggtacaaagacttaaaatttcctcaatttttcctaaaaaattcctcattttgccactttggatgcttataactcggtcagtttccaatggatcttcaattgtaacacagatttggaaagatctgctcatcagctaccaaaagttattctacgccgatgtgctaagttgtctgtggaaaaagttattcgaggtacaaagacttaacattttctcaacttttccaaaaaaattcctcattttgccacttgggatgcttataactcggtcagtttccaatggatcttcaattgtagcacatatttggatagatctggtcattagctaccaaaagttattctacgccgatgtgctaagttgtctgtggaaaaagttattcgaggtacaaagacttaacattttctcaacttttccaaaaaaattcctcattttgccactttggatgcttataactcggtcagtttccaatggatcttcaattgtagcacatatttggatagatctggtcattagctaccaaaagttattgtacgccgatgtgctaagttgtctgtggaaaaagttattcgag gtacaaagacttaacattttctcaacttttccaaaaaaaatcctcattttgccactttggatgcttataactcggtcagtttccaatggatcttcaattgtagcacatatttggatagatctggtcattagctaccaaaagttattctacgccgatgtgctaagttgtctgtggaaaaagttattcgaggtacaaagacttaacattttctcaacttttccaaaaaaaatcctcattttgccactttggatgcttataactcggtcagtttccaatggatcttcaattgtagcacatatttggatagatctggtcattagctaccaaaagttattctacgccgatgtgctaagttgtctgtggaaaaagttattcgaggtacaaagacttaaaattttctcaattttcctaaaaaattcctcattttgccactttggatgcttataa
- the LOC125773290 gene encoding uncharacterized protein LOC125773290 isoform X2: MLITRSVSNGSSIVTQIWKDLLISYQKLFYADVLSCLWKKLFEVQRLKISSIFPKKFLILPLWMLITRSVSNGSSIVTQIWKDLLISYQKLFYADVLSCLWKKLFEVQRLNIFSTFPKKFLILPLGMLITRSVSNGSSIVAHIWIDLVISYQKLFYADVLSCLWKKLFEVQRLNIFSTFPKKFLILPLWMLITRSVSNGSSIVAHIWIDLVISYQKLLYADVLSCLWKKLFEVQRLNIFSTFPKKILILPLWMLITRSVSNGSSIVAHIWIDLVISYQKLFYADVLSCLWKKLFEVQRLKIFSIFLKNSSFCHFGCL; this comes from the exons atgcttataactcggtcagtttccaatggatcttcaattgtaacacagatttggaaagatctgctcatcagctaccaaaagttattctacgccgatgtgctaagttgtctgtggaaaaagttattcgaggtacaaagacttaaaatttcctcaatttttcctaaaaaattcctcattttgccactttggatgcttataactcggtcagtttccaatggatcttcaattgtaacacagatttggaaagatctgctcatcagctaccaaaagttattctacgccgatgtgctaagttgtctgtggaaaaagttattcgaggtacaaagacttaacattttctcaacttttccaaaaaaattcctcattttgccacttgggatgcttataactcggtcagtttccaatggatcttcaattgtagcacatatttggatagatctggtcattagctaccaaaagttattctacgccgatgtgctaagttgtctgtggaaaaagttattcgaggtacaaagacttaacattttctcaacttttccaaaaaaattcctcattttgccactttggatgcttataactcggtcagtttccaatggatcttcaattgtagcacatatttggatagatctggtcattagctaccaaaagttattgtacgccgatgtgctaagttgtctgtggaaaaagttattcgag gtacaaagacttaacattttctcaacttttccaaaaaaaatcctcattttgccactttggatgcttataactcggtcagtttccaatggatcttcaattgtagcacatatttggatagatctggtcattagctaccaaaagttattctacgccgatgtgctaagttgtctgtggaaaaagttattcgaggtacaaagacttaaaattttctcaattttcctaaaaaattcctcattttgccactttggatgcttataa